One segment of Triticum aestivum cultivar Chinese Spring chromosome 2A, IWGSC CS RefSeq v2.1, whole genome shotgun sequence DNA contains the following:
- the LOC123190165 gene encoding protein argonaute 2: MANRRGGGGRDGGRDSGDKRGGGGGRNRGRGGGRAAPPAGGRGPRDEVDETRGGGSAPVGDQNRGGGASRGLGQYRGGGGADRDRGASSYARGGDRGAGGEDYGRVDNAYGRYQSPRGGGGDPSGSRGREGRGSGSNGPRDPYHHGGEQGRGAGGGDHGAGGGPYGGYQGRGGGEDYYPSRWHGGGRGPYGYHPAPQEERRRDKYPQQYAPTPSPKKIPSKEVASPSRPGVRKIGPIEEVEVKLWVNHFSIKFGESTVFHYGVKLAQVSPEASGGLELSMADQNFVNAQLLKMLQKSPHSLVVASDGKGNLYSFAKLPEGLSLPVSVRSRAYNASVEFKDELPFRSDQHVPRNVLQALDVIVRQASSYEKIIIGQTLYSPQWLVLEGSNHVHVQALGGTKQTLKPTEQGLVLCVDYSVMDFCKPESRVLDLVEHLLKRFGRRNHLNPRSPALDKEEWEYLKSQLRGLCITVSYQKKSSEGKRDAPTVRKYKVQDLTAENAEQIIFKEFKVDKSWELVQYYRQQYGEDIQYKMLPCLILSKREDKPNYVPIELCRLHRCQKYPKDSSQEPRRPPPSDERKIMIERMVNDGLDGPCRGGNRGEQFRISLDTQMTEVTSRILLPPVLKLGDSKELSIRLANRQWNLQDHKIFDGQSLKCWGVLDFSGQETRFRDAFIAKIVRKCNNLGITMFCEPSLVHKSAMLVLSDPDKLRRELSKAKEAAEEKGQKLQLLFCPMSELHPGYKTLKLICEIELGMQTQCLLTQLANKEGKGQDQYLSNLALKINSKLGGSNMQLSRELPMVTGTRFMFIGADVNHPPPGDTVSLSIAAVVASMDCPSASQYVPRIRAQRHRSEEIDNLGTMCKELIQVYMERNGGFKPDKIIYFRDGVSDEQFKMVLDKELVSMEKGICEDDYSPTITVVVAKKRHNTRLFPKDENELQTTNGNVLPGTVVDTVVVDESHDDFFLCSHDGLHGTSRPTHYYMLKNGHGFKRVDLQKLVYSMCFMFARCTKPVSLTAPIKYADITAYRGRDYYDSRMDSLQFQAQFQAVEFPELRVHPDLRDKMFFV, encoded by the exons ATGGCTAaccgacgcggcggcggaggccgcgaCGGAGGGAGAGATTCCGGTGACAagaggggcggcggaggcggcaggaaccggggccgcggcggcggccgagcGGCTCCCCCCGCCGGCGGGAGAGGCCCCCGCGATGAGGTTGACGAGACCCGCGGAGGCGGCTCGGCTCCCGTCGGAGACCAGAACCGCGGAGGAGGCGCCTCTCGCGGCTTAGGCCAGtaccgcggcggaggcggcgcggacCGCGACCGAGGTGCCAGCTCTTACGCGCGAGGCGGGGAccgcggcgcgggcggcgaggaCTACGGCAGGGTCGACAACGCTTACGGAAGATACCAGAGCCCCCGCGGAGGCGGCGGGGATCCAAGCGGAAGCCGAGGAAGAGAAGGGCGTGGTTCGGGAAGCAATGGACCTCGGGACCCGTACCACCATGGGGGAGAGCAGggtcgcggcgcgggcggcggagatcacggcgcgggcggcgggccTTACGGAGGATACCAGGGCCGCGGCGGAGGGGAGGACTACTATCCAAGCAGATGGCACGGAGGAGGGCGCGGTCCGTACGGGTACCACCCCGCGCCGCAGGAAGAGCGGCGTCGCGACAAGTACCCCCAGCAGTacgccccgacaccgtcgccgaaGAAGATCCCCTCCAAGGAGGTGGCGAGCCCGTCGCGACCTGGTG TCAGAAAAATTGGTCCCATTGAAGAGGTAGAAGTCAAACTTTGGGTGAACCACTTTAGCATTAAGTTTGGGGAATCAACTGTCTTTCACTACGGTGTCAAGCTCGCCCAAGTTTCTCCAGAGGCATCAGGAGGCTTGGAGCTCTCCATGGCAGATCAGAATTTTGTAAATGCTCAACTCTTGAAGATGCTTCAGAAGTCTCCACATTCATTAGTTGTTGCTTCTGATGGCAAGGGCAAtctgtactcctttgccaaactgcCAGAAGGTTTATCCCTCCCTGTGTCAGTTCGGTCACGGGCCTACAATGCCTCAGTAGAGTTCAAGGACGAGCTGCCGTTCCGCTCTGATCAGCATGTGCCTAGGAATGTCTTGCAGGCTCTTGATGTCATTGTGCGTCAGGCCTCTAGCTATGAAAAGATTATCATTGGTCAGACATTATATTCACCACAGTGGTTAGTTCTTGAGGGCTCCAATCATGTTCATGTCCAAGCTCTAGGGGGAACGAAGCAGACCCTAAAACCCACCGAGCAAGGGCTAGTCTTATGTGTGGACTATTCAGTTATGGACTTCTGCAAACCTGAAAGCCGTGTTCTGGATCTTGTTGAGCACTTGCTGAAGCGCTTTGGCAGAAGGAACCACCTTAACCCCCGTAGTCCAGCTCTAGACAAGGAAGAGTGGGAATATTTGAAGAGTCAGCTCAGAGGCCTGTGTATTACCGTGAGTTACCAGAAGAAGTCCTCTGAAGGAAAAAGGGATGCGCCGACAGTTCGGAAGTACAAGGTTCAAGACTTGACGGCTGAAAATGCTGAACAGATAATCTTCAAGGAGTTCAAAGTAGATAAGAGTTGGGAGCTTGTTCAGTATTATCGTCAGCAGTACGGGGAGGATATTCAGTATAAGATGCTTCCATGCTTGATTTTGAGCAAGAGAGAGGACAAGCCAAACTATGTCCCGATTGAGCTTTGCAGGCTTCATAGATGTCAGAAGTATCCCAAGGATTCCAGCCAGGAACCGAGGAGGCCACCCCCATCAGATGAGCGGAAAATTATGATTGAGCGAATGGTTAATGATGGACTGGATGGGCCTTGCAG AGGAGGAAACAGAGGCGAGCAATTCAGGATTTCATTGGATACACAGATGACAGAAGTGACCAGCAGGATCCTTCTCCCCCCAGTGCTAAAACTGGGTGACTCTAAAGAATTGAGTATTCGTCTTGCTAACCGCCAGTGGAACCTCCAGGATCACAAAATATTTGATGGCCAGTCTCTCAAGTGCTGGGGCGTGCTCGATTTCAGTGGACAGGAGACTCGTTTCAGGGATGCCTTTATTGCAAAGATTGTCAGAAAGTGCAATAATCTCGGTATTACGATGTTCTGTGAGCCAAGCCTTGTGCACAAGTCAGCAATGTTGGTGCTATCTGATCCGGACAAACTACGTAGGGAGCTTAGCAAAGCGAAGGAGGCTGCGGAGGAGAAGGGGCAGAAGCTGCAGCTCCTCTTCTGCCCGATGTCTGAGCTGCACCCTGGGTACAAGACGCTGAAGCTGATCTGCGAGATAGAACTGGGGATGCAGACTCAGTGTCTCTTGACCCAGCTGGCGAACAAAGAAGGCAAGGGCCAGGACCAGTACTTGTCCAACCTTGCCCTCAAGATCAACAGCAAGCTCGGAGGAAGCAACATGCAGCTATCTCGCGAGCTCCCAATGGTGACTGGCACACGCTTCATGTTCATCGGCGCGGACGTGAACCACCCGCCTCCAGGAGACACGGTGAGTCTGTCGATAGCAGCTGTTGTGGCGTCCATGGATTGCCCTAGCGCCAGCCAGTACGTGCCGAGAATCCGTGCCCAGAGGCACCGCTCGGAGGAGATCGATAACCTCGGTACCATGTGTAAGGAGCTCATCCAAGTCTACATGGAAAGGAACGGCGGCTTCAAGCCAGACAAGATCATTTACTTCCGCGATGGCGTGAGCGACGAGCAGTTCAAGATGGTCCTTGACAAGGAGCTAGTGTCTATGGAGAAGGGTATCTGCGAAGACGACTACTCGCCGACGATCACAGTTGTCGTGGCCAAGAAGCGGCACAACACGCGGCTGTTCCCCAAGGACGAAAACGAGCTGCAGACAACGAATGGCAATGTGCTCCCTGGCACGGTCGTCGACACAGTCGTTGTCGACGAGTCGCACGATGACTTCTTCCTCTGCAGCCACGACGGGCTGCACGGGACGAGCCGGCCCACGCACTACTACATGCTGAAGAACGGGCACGGCTTCAAGCGCGTGGACCTGCAGAAGCTGGTGTACAGCATGTGCTTCATGTTCGCTCGCTGCACCAAGCCAGTGTCGCTGACGGCGCCCATCAAGTACGCCGACATCACGGCCTACCGCGGCAGGGACTACTACGACAGCAGGATGGATTCCCTGCAGTTCCAGGCGCAGTTCCAGGCCGTCGAGTTCCCGGAGCTGCGCGTGCACCCGGATCTCAGGGACAAGATGTTCTTCGTCTGA